A genomic segment from Leptolyngbya boryana PCC 6306 encodes:
- a CDS encoding iron-siderophore ABC transporter substrate-binding protein — protein MSVLSQQQTMKFDRWVRSLLLFALTALLTWGCSRTILTTLPLTLPSIHCQPTAPSTDCDRPRKIAVLSPYGLDLLLSLGEQPAAYAGVSASRRPFNHPIEQVPYLGRYVTTQPINLGDRASPALEALALLKPDLIVGETWQGSQGRAKLFSQIAPTLLLDDQQGGWQASLQQLASILDRSNMIPQIMAARNERITQARQKLAEIANAHPRVLLLSSGDLTSNFYAFGQERSIYSDLLETLGFKIVRLDESLLATKDAFQLPAEVLPQLDPDILIVLGWNKNDVDNRPLNWRQLQQQWNQIPLLKAMPISQSGRVYFMDAHLTMLRGSLAEAQILNDLLQQLAPNS, from the coding sequence TTGAGTGTTTTGAGTCAACAGCAGACGATGAAATTCGATCGCTGGGTTCGCTCCCTACTGCTCTTTGCCCTCACCGCTTTGCTCACATGGGGCTGTAGCAGAACTATTCTCACCACCCTGCCTCTCACATTGCCCTCAATCCATTGCCAACCGACAGCACCAAGTACAGACTGCGATCGACCTCGCAAAATTGCTGTACTTAGTCCCTATGGATTAGATCTGCTGTTGTCTCTGGGAGAACAGCCTGCTGCCTATGCAGGCGTTTCTGCAAGTCGGCGGCCGTTCAATCATCCCATTGAGCAAGTTCCTTATCTCGGTCGGTATGTGACGACTCAGCCAATCAATTTGGGCGATCGTGCTTCTCCTGCTCTAGAAGCACTCGCTTTACTCAAGCCAGATCTGATTGTGGGTGAAACGTGGCAAGGAAGCCAAGGAAGAGCCAAATTGTTTTCTCAAATTGCACCGACTCTCTTGCTCGATGATCAACAAGGAGGTTGGCAGGCAAGCCTTCAACAACTTGCAAGCATTCTCGATCGCTCCAATATGATTCCGCAAATCATGGCTGCCCGAAACGAGCGAATCACCCAAGCTCGCCAGAAATTAGCTGAGATTGCCAATGCTCATCCCCGTGTATTACTCTTAAGTTCTGGTGATCTAACAAGTAACTTTTATGCGTTTGGGCAAGAGCGCAGCATCTATTCCGATTTGCTAGAAACATTGGGATTTAAGATAGTTCGCTTAGATGAATCGTTGCTAGCAACAAAAGATGCATTTCAGCTTCCTGCTGAAGTATTACCGCAGCTAGACCCTGATATTCTGATTGTTCTAGGATGGAATAAAAATGATGTGGACAATCGCCCCTTAAACTGGCGACAGCTTCAACAACAATGGAACCAAATTCCACTGTTAAAAGCAATGCCGATCTCCCAATCTGGGCGAGTCTATTTTAT
- a CDS encoding DUF1636 family protein, with product MTKHTLFVCKSCHRSEEELAEDQACDGKILLDTLTNLAAQQFAPEDLEIKSVGCLWACSRGCVTAFAHPEKQTYLLIDLPPDEEYASALLQFTQMYISNRKGAFIWDKLPEQLESAMFACIPALSATEQNADEEDDLS from the coding sequence ATGACAAAACATACTCTCTTTGTGTGCAAATCCTGCCATCGTTCTGAAGAAGAACTTGCAGAAGATCAAGCTTGTGATGGCAAAATCTTGCTAGATACTTTGACAAATTTAGCAGCTCAACAGTTCGCGCCAGAAGACCTGGAAATCAAATCCGTTGGGTGTTTGTGGGCTTGTAGTCGCGGTTGCGTTACTGCTTTTGCTCATCCGGAAAAACAAACTTACTTACTCATCGATCTACCACCCGACGAAGAATATGCTTCCGCATTACTCCAGTTCACTCAGATGTATATCAGCAATCGCAAAGGTGCATTCATCTGGGATAAACTCCCAGAGCAGTTAGAATCTGCGATGTTTGCCTGTATTCCTGCTCTATCGGCAACCGAGCAAAATGCAGATGAAGAGGATGACTTGAGCTAA
- a CDS encoding ABC transporter ATP-binding protein — protein sequence MTTLRRASIGLLLWKLIRYAPRLYWTDTLLWLCIAGLPVLPGLVIREFFNQLTQQSPSVFSAQGWIALFLAIGVAQIVAIILGRITKTQHRFTMNSLIQHNLLRKLLEHPGAESLTMARAETISPGEVMSFFREDASQIEDNVVGTNEVLGEGVFAIGALLLLLSVNATITLFVFLPLVLIAVILHRVSDRIKRYRRASRQATQQVTGMVGEMFTAVQAIQVAGAEKSVLAHFRQLCDQRRQSIVKDQLLTAILDSSFDNLISLGTGAILFFAAQSMRSSQTLSVGDFALFVYYLAYVTYFLGFLGGFVALSKQSEVSFERMQALVNAEAQTLVEPHPLYLPTLTGRKSQLPVPRQDETCDRLEALRAINLSYHYPNSKVGITNISLELQRGSFTVITGSIGSGKTTLLQVLLGLLPMQSGEILWNGQTISDPAQFFVPPRSAYTSQVPQLFSTSLRENILLGLQKDDTEVLAAIALAMFDRDLAMMPDGLDTQIGSRGMRLSGGQIQRVAAARMLIRQPELLVFDDLSSALDVETEQKLWSKLFQLSSPTWNPTILVVSHRRSVMERADRIILLHESRIELEGTFADLPSAYTKPL from the coding sequence ATGACAACACTTCGTCGCGCATCTATTGGGTTGCTCCTCTGGAAACTGATCCGCTATGCTCCAAGGCTGTACTGGACTGACACTTTGCTCTGGCTCTGCATTGCAGGACTCCCCGTGCTGCCGGGACTCGTCATTCGAGAGTTTTTTAATCAACTCACCCAGCAATCTCCTTCGGTGTTTTCTGCTCAAGGTTGGATTGCGCTATTTTTAGCGATCGGGGTTGCGCAAATTGTTGCGATCATTCTCGGACGCATCACCAAAACACAACATCGCTTCACGATGAACAGTCTGATCCAGCACAATCTTCTCAGGAAATTGCTAGAACATCCGGGTGCTGAGAGTTTAACGATGGCTCGGGCGGAAACGATTTCACCTGGGGAAGTGATGAGCTTCTTTCGGGAGGATGCTAGCCAGATTGAAGATAATGTGGTGGGCACGAATGAGGTTTTAGGGGAAGGAGTTTTTGCGATCGGTGCCTTGCTGTTGCTCTTAAGTGTGAATGCAACCATTACGCTATTTGTCTTTCTGCCTTTGGTGTTGATTGCTGTGATTCTACATCGGGTCAGCGATCGCATTAAACGCTACCGCCGCGCGAGTCGTCAGGCAACCCAACAAGTAACAGGCATGGTTGGTGAAATGTTTACCGCAGTGCAAGCGATTCAGGTAGCTGGAGCCGAAAAAAGTGTGTTGGCTCACTTTCGGCAACTCTGCGATCAGCGCCGACAATCGATCGTCAAAGATCAACTGCTTACGGCGATCTTAGATTCTAGTTTTGATAATCTCATTAGTTTAGGCACAGGTGCGATTTTATTCTTTGCTGCCCAATCGATGCGGAGTAGCCAAACACTCAGCGTTGGGGACTTTGCGCTATTTGTCTACTACTTAGCCTACGTCACTTATTTTCTAGGGTTTTTAGGCGGATTTGTGGCGCTCTCAAAACAAAGCGAAGTGTCGTTTGAACGGATGCAAGCTTTAGTCAATGCAGAGGCTCAGACGCTCGTCGAGCCTCATCCTCTCTACCTGCCAACGCTGACCGGACGAAAATCTCAGTTACCTGTTCCTCGTCAGGACGAAACCTGCGATCGCTTAGAAGCACTACGAGCGATTAATTTGAGCTATCACTATCCGAATAGCAAGGTGGGTATTACTAACATCTCTTTGGAGCTTCAACGCGGCAGTTTTACAGTGATCACGGGATCGATTGGGTCGGGCAAGACAACGCTATTGCAGGTGCTATTGGGATTGTTACCGATGCAATCAGGGGAGATTTTGTGGAATGGTCAGACGATCTCTGATCCGGCTCAGTTTTTTGTCCCGCCTCGCAGTGCTTACACCTCCCAAGTGCCGCAACTCTTTAGCACCAGCTTACGAGAGAATATTTTGCTGGGGCTACAGAAAGATGATACAGAAGTGTTAGCCGCGATCGCGCTTGCGATGTTCGATCGAGATTTAGCAATGATGCCCGATGGACTCGATACCCAAATTGGCTCTAGAGGAATGCGGCTGTCTGGGGGACAGATTCAGCGCGTTGCTGCGGCGCGAATGCTGATTCGGCAACCTGAGTTACTTGTCTTTGATGATCTATCCAGTGCTCTAGATGTAGAAACGGAACAAAAACTTTGGTCAAAGCTATTTCAGCTCAGTTCACCAACGTGGAACCCTACTATTCTGGTTGTATCTCATCGCCGCTCAGTGATGGAACGTGCCGATCGCATTATTTTACTCCACGAGAGCAGGATCGAATTAGAGGGAACCTTTGCAGATTTGCCCTCAGCCTATACCAAGCCCCTCTAA
- a CDS encoding AraC family transcriptional regulator: MTVTLSQQDYWELICPEISQTDDLEASQSREIDRTWQYCSAVGEGYYREIQVRDGVELAIAEDCFHEDLRIITCDREHPLELNYTLIGTAASNSDCANAGQYLFCGSGMAPGEVLDIQAKQRNLKVIIHIDPSVFCQRMSGLPKQTPDEIRNWLRPIEQPYYSQISRTTAAMQSTLQQILQCPFQGLTQQMYLEGKVWELIALHLAQTVEISPERETKLLKSADIEQIHYAKELLIARLENPPSLIELARLVGINDCKLKVGFRQVFGTTVFGYLQDYRMERSRQLLESGDLSITEAAKAVGLSNRSHFAIAFRKKFGVNPRDYRQSIMNRCSAS; the protein is encoded by the coding sequence ATGACTGTTACCCTTTCACAGCAAGACTATTGGGAACTTATCTGTCCTGAAATCTCCCAGACTGATGACTTAGAAGCGTCTCAATCGCGAGAGATAGATCGGACTTGGCAGTACTGTAGTGCTGTTGGAGAGGGATATTATCGAGAAATTCAGGTTCGCGATGGCGTTGAACTCGCGATCGCAGAAGACTGCTTCCACGAAGACTTGAGAATCATCACTTGCGATCGCGAGCATCCTTTAGAACTCAACTATACGCTGATTGGAACCGCAGCATCGAATTCAGACTGTGCGAATGCAGGACAGTACCTCTTTTGTGGAAGTGGCATGGCTCCAGGTGAAGTGCTAGATATTCAAGCAAAGCAACGCAATCTGAAGGTGATTATTCACATTGATCCTTCTGTTTTTTGCCAGCGGATGTCGGGACTGCCCAAGCAGACTCCAGACGAAATTAGAAATTGGTTGCGACCGATCGAACAACCTTACTACAGCCAAATCAGCCGGACGACAGCCGCGATGCAGTCTACCCTTCAGCAGATTTTGCAGTGTCCGTTTCAGGGATTGACTCAGCAGATGTATTTAGAAGGCAAGGTGTGGGAACTCATTGCGTTGCACCTTGCTCAGACAGTCGAGATTAGTCCAGAGCGCGAGACTAAGTTGTTAAAATCAGCCGACATTGAGCAAATTCACTATGCCAAAGAACTGCTCATTGCTCGATTAGAGAATCCGCCCTCGCTGATTGAGTTAGCTCGGCTAGTTGGGATCAATGACTGTAAGCTGAAAGTCGGTTTTCGACAGGTGTTTGGGACGACAGTCTTTGGCTATTTGCAAGACTATCGAATGGAGCGATCTCGCCAGTTACTAGAGTCAGGCGATCTCAGTATTACAGAAGCAGCAAAAGCAGTTGGACTGAGCAATCGCAGCCATTTCGCGATCGCGTTTCGCAAAAAGTTTGGCGTAAATCCTAGAGACTATCGGCAATCCATCATGAACCGATGCAGTGCTAGCTAA